In one window of Reinekea forsetii DNA:
- a CDS encoding DUF4150 domain-containing protein, giving the protein MFLNSQMGAMNMAMPDVCKTPVPPAGPVPMPYPNSAQSTMANPSTASKKVMVANAPAHSLKTVVTLSMGDNAGVAGGVMSSKMMGECRHSKGSMKVMIEGQPATRLTDMTMQNAMPGNGVGATIKPAQTKVLAPS; this is encoded by the coding sequence ATGTTTTTAAATTCCCAGATGGGCGCCATGAATATGGCCATGCCCGATGTCTGCAAGACGCCGGTACCACCGGCTGGCCCGGTCCCGATGCCCTACCCCAACTCGGCGCAAAGCACCATGGCCAACCCGAGTACGGCCTCCAAGAAGGTGATGGTCGCCAACGCACCGGCCCATTCGCTTAAAACCGTGGTGACCTTGAGCATGGGCGATAATGCCGGGGTCGCCGGCGGGGTCATGTCGAGCAAGATGATGGGCGAGTGCCGTCACAGTAAAGGCAGCATGAAGGTGATGATCGAAGGCCAGCCGGCAACCCGCCTGACCGACATGACCATGCAGAACGCCATGCCTGGCAATGGCGTGGGTGCCACCATTAAACCGGCGCAGACCAAAGTATTGGCGCCCTCATGA
- a CDS encoding type VI secretion system baseplate subunit TssF, which translates to MLKEHYEKILQQLRNDAAYLAQRYPDLAVNLQRDNTDPDVARLLEGVALVAARQAEQMAEDRDEQAQGWLQAIAPELLLPLPAMVLAQAEVGADTQTVTAGTAFVSGSQDGSVHWQVAHDCTLLPLVLTDLEQTGQALSLQFTVQGDLAAPIQPIRVQLVGDLHDSQTLAYHLATGVDGWELSYADQRLPLPASAWQPAYQVADGSWLAAVDNRVQTSRPRWLQECWCLPERILAFDLDLSPALEQRALTAGETFRIHFSLREILPQQVELSQLALNVLPLINLQPSALLPFTRQLEQSLYQLALADERLSVQQLVAIVSVNEQLAQGERHDYYPIAEVAHRGAQDGVYQLLRQTRQPQVQMRLDRPASSAGLVMIECLTHQGDAASRSSTGATLSGPISGHLVCSPSQWIAAPDQQQAQWQMLHAQQSAQQRGDLAALVDQLRGLLPPEDSHFDERRRLMRSVDALLSLSVSATTITRGTSIILGQEVTLRLERSAFRSDADCWQFCLLIWQMLRGRLAINSVMALRVQNEKQQDLLYWPAASGTRAVI; encoded by the coding sequence ATGTTGAAAGAGCATTACGAAAAAATATTGCAGCAGTTGCGGAACGATGCAGCCTATTTAGCGCAACGTTACCCGGATCTGGCCGTCAATTTGCAGCGCGACAACACCGATCCCGATGTTGCCCGCCTGCTCGAAGGCGTCGCACTCGTGGCCGCCCGACAGGCCGAACAGATGGCCGAAGATCGGGACGAGCAGGCTCAGGGCTGGTTGCAGGCCATCGCGCCGGAACTGCTCCTGCCGCTGCCGGCTATGGTCTTGGCACAAGCCGAGGTGGGTGCCGACACGCAGACCGTTACCGCCGGTACCGCCTTCGTTTCGGGCAGCCAGGACGGATCTGTGCATTGGCAGGTCGCGCACGATTGTACTCTCCTGCCACTGGTGTTGACCGACCTGGAGCAGACTGGGCAGGCATTGAGCCTTCAGTTCACCGTCCAGGGCGATCTTGCAGCGCCGATTCAACCGATTCGCGTTCAACTGGTGGGTGACCTGCACGACAGCCAGACCCTCGCCTATCATCTGGCTACTGGTGTCGATGGCTGGGAATTATCATACGCTGATCAGCGCCTGCCGCTGCCGGCCAGTGCCTGGCAACCGGCCTATCAGGTGGCCGACGGCAGTTGGCTGGCCGCGGTCGATAACCGGGTGCAAACGAGCCGACCGCGTTGGCTGCAAGAATGTTGGTGTTTACCCGAGCGCATCTTGGCGTTCGATCTTGATCTAAGCCCGGCCCTAGAACAACGTGCTCTGACGGCCGGCGAGACATTCCGGATTCATTTCAGCCTGCGCGAAATACTGCCGCAACAGGTTGAGCTGAGCCAGCTGGCCCTTAACGTATTGCCATTGATTAACCTGCAGCCGAGTGCGCTGCTGCCCTTTACCCGCCAGCTAGAGCAAAGCCTATATCAGCTTGCACTGGCAGACGAACGCCTATCTGTGCAGCAGCTGGTCGCGATTGTCTCGGTCAATGAGCAGCTGGCCCAGGGTGAGCGTCATGATTATTATCCGATCGCCGAGGTGGCGCATCGAGGGGCTCAGGATGGCGTTTATCAGCTGCTGCGGCAGACGCGTCAACCCCAAGTCCAGATGCGATTGGATCGACCGGCGTCGAGCGCTGGACTGGTGATGATCGAATGCTTAACACACCAGGGCGACGCGGCCAGTCGGTCCTCGACCGGCGCCACCCTGAGCGGGCCAATAAGTGGCCATCTGGTCTGTAGCCCGAGCCAATGGATCGCGGCACCGGATCAGCAACAGGCGCAGTGGCAAATGTTGCACGCGCAGCAGAGCGCGCAGCAACGCGGCGATTTGGCGGCCCTAGTCGATCAGTTGCGGGGTCTGTTGCCGCCCGAAGACAGTCACTTCGACGAACGCCGTCGGCTCATGCGTTCAGTCGATGCGCTGCTCAGCTTGAGCGTCAGCGCTACGACGATAACGCGCGGCACCAGTATTATTCTCGGCCAAGAAGTAACCCTGAGGTTAGAGCGCAGCGCGTTTCGAAGTGATGCCGATTGTTGGCAATTTTGCTTATTAATCTGGCAAATGCTGCGCGGGCGATTGGCCATTAACAGCGTTATGGCGTTGCGCGTACAGAATGAAAAACAGCAGGATCTACTCTATTGGCCAGCGGCCAGTGGCACCCGGGCGGTAATATGA
- a CDS encoding FKBP-type peptidyl-prolyl cis-trans isomerase, with product MLISKNSVVEFHYVMSEAATEIESSHSGEPMTILIGHNNMLAGVELALMGKAGGDKVEVSLTPLEAYGEVQADAFQRIPIKHLQGARKWLPGMTATVESNQGRKQVTLVKVGRFNVDCDMNHPLAGKTLSFAIEIVSVRDASSDELGHGHVHGKGGVHHD from the coding sequence ATGTTAATTAGCAAAAATTCCGTAGTTGAATTCCACTATGTTATGAGTGAAGCGGCCACCGAGATCGAGAGTAGCCACAGTGGCGAACCGATGACCATCCTGATCGGCCACAACAATATGCTCGCCGGGGTAGAATTGGCCCTTATGGGCAAGGCAGGGGGTGATAAGGTTGAGGTCAGTCTCACGCCGTTAGAGGCTTATGGCGAAGTTCAGGCCGATGCATTTCAGCGTATTCCAATTAAACATCTGCAGGGCGCACGGAAGTGGCTGCCGGGCATGACCGCGACGGTAGAATCCAACCAGGGTCGTAAGCAGGTCACGCTCGTGAAGGTGGGTCGCTTTAATGTCGACTGCGATATGAACCATCCATTGGCCGGCAAAACACTGTCTTTTGCCATCGAGATTGTGTCGGTCCGCGACGCGTCCAGCGATGAACTCGGTCATGGCCATGTGCACGGCAAGGGCGGTGTGCATCACGACTGA
- a CDS encoding type VI secretion system tube protein Hcp has translation MAGLLNISSSSGPVVENNVLFDMRHGLGLGGIQTDARGWVTVNDAFSASNQTLRHQTLQLVRAVDAFTPRLMSALTNYELFPKVEVVWHWVNKETDAVEYDYRIVLDDAQLIYAAPWDFISDDGILKELLTFSYREISWKYLGPEPGTGDFISEASSEGFF, from the coding sequence ATGGCAGGTTTATTAAACATCAGTTCGAGCAGTGGCCCGGTGGTCGAAAACAATGTGCTGTTCGATATGCGGCATGGTTTGGGTTTGGGTGGTATTCAGACCGACGCGCGTGGCTGGGTAACGGTCAATGATGCCTTCTCGGCGAGCAATCAGACTCTGCGTCATCAGACCTTACAGCTAGTGCGTGCCGTGGATGCTTTCACGCCCCGGCTGATGTCGGCCTTGACCAACTATGAGTTGTTTCCCAAGGTCGAGGTGGTCTGGCACTGGGTTAATAAGGAAACCGACGCCGTTGAATACGATTATCGTATCGTGCTCGACGATGCCCAGCTGATCTATGCCGCCCCGTGGGACTTTATCTCCGACGATGGCATCTTGAAGGAATTGTTAACCTTCAGTTATCGAGAGATTTCCTGGAAATATCTCGGTCCAGAACCCGGAACTGGGGACTTTATCAGCGAAGCCAGTTCGGAAGGTTTCTTCTAA
- a CDS encoding pentapeptide repeat-containing protein produces the protein MDIEALLASGQVVGYQLNELSLTGVTLDGVDFSTSQLSQCRFSQCTFRACRFNELVLQSSVWLDCVFEQCQFNNSQFIEVELSNNRWLDCQLDASVWQQVTANNLQLARCQGEAASWVECQFEQLQVSDCELPQSIWENCALLSSGWTGTTLTGADFQACLLNNSCFERSPAQGLTLTECTLDDLVVSDANWANLRCYCFSPQQNLRFDTVDLNSANFADTDLTACTFSACLFEATNFMAATLLNCQLTKCQAANVTWLNARLSSCDLSKNLLTQNIWLGSRLEQVSFQGSDLFESDFQHATFVECNFSRAHTLNTLFEDWQP, from the coding sequence ATGGATATCGAAGCCCTATTGGCGTCCGGGCAGGTCGTCGGCTATCAATTGAACGAGCTCAGCTTGACCGGCGTGACACTCGACGGTGTCGACTTCAGCACCAGTCAATTGAGCCAGTGCCGCTTTAGCCAATGCACGTTTCGCGCCTGCCGGTTTAACGAGCTGGTGCTGCAGTCGTCGGTCTGGCTCGACTGTGTCTTCGAGCAGTGCCAATTTAACAACAGTCAATTTATTGAGGTTGAGCTGAGCAACAATCGCTGGCTCGATTGTCAGTTGGATGCCAGCGTATGGCAGCAGGTCACGGCCAACAACCTGCAGTTGGCGCGTTGCCAGGGCGAGGCGGCCAGTTGGGTCGAGTGCCAGTTCGAGCAGCTGCAGGTGAGCGATTGCGAACTGCCCCAATCGATCTGGGAAAACTGTGCGCTGCTGTCCTCAGGCTGGACCGGCACCACCCTGACCGGTGCTGATTTCCAAGCCTGTTTGCTCAATAACAGTTGCTTCGAACGCTCACCTGCCCAAGGCCTGACGCTAACCGAATGCACCCTGGACGACCTAGTGGTGAGCGACGCCAATTGGGCCAACCTGCGCTGCTACTGTTTTAGTCCGCAGCAGAACCTGCGCTTTGACACAGTGGATTTGAATTCTGCCAACTTTGCCGACACCGACCTGACCGCCTGCACCTTTTCCGCCTGTCTGTTCGAGGCGACTAACTTTATGGCGGCGACCCTGCTTAACTGCCAGCTAACTAAGTGCCAGGCAGCCAATGTCACCTGGCTCAATGCCCGACTGAGCAGCTGCGATCTGAGTAAGAACCTGCTGACGCAAAATATTTGGTTGGGCAGTCGGCTTGAACAGGTTAGCTTTCAAGGTAGCGATCTGTTCGAAAGCGACTTCCAGCACGCGACCTTTGTCGAATGCAACTTCAGTCGCGCGCACACATTGAACACCCTATTCGAGGACTGGCAACCGTGA
- a CDS encoding pentapeptide repeat-containing protein: protein MTTEPTKPESSGPEPEAPSANDTAVEIEPGHWLTAYVKDGREFDRASFKGVDLSGVDLAGGIFLACDFSAALLVTTDCRYASFVDCAFHHADLTSFLAQGATFERCQFLNVLATGADFSDCNFDNCKFEMFKSTDSLWLGSSFGQSALSRIDWQRADLSQQSFSQCALADLDCGAATLMRWTMNESTLSRVHVQGAFGHEQSYWKSTIDSINWHEVAMIGSLFIECSFHAVSFADAVLSKSTFKACGLYRADFQRVVADNSGFSDCDLIGADFSHAHLPQTVWQGANVELASFKQAYLDMAIMANLQAKGADFTEAHLVYADLSFANLHDALFLDAKLDGADLFALIDHQTVWLGANREKAKAIDPKRVAAQKFKL from the coding sequence GTGACCACCGAGCCAACTAAGCCTGAATCATCCGGGCCAGAGCCAGAGGCGCCCAGCGCGAACGATACCGCGGTTGAGATTGAACCGGGTCACTGGCTGACCGCCTATGTAAAGGACGGCCGCGAGTTCGACCGGGCCAGTTTTAAGGGCGTCGATCTGAGTGGTGTCGACCTGGCCGGCGGGATTTTTTTGGCCTGCGATTTTTCCGCTGCGCTGTTAGTGACCACCGACTGTCGGTATGCCAGCTTTGTTGACTGCGCTTTTCATCACGCCGATCTGACAAGTTTTCTGGCCCAAGGCGCGACGTTCGAGCGTTGCCAATTCCTCAATGTGCTTGCCACGGGCGCCGATTTCAGCGACTGCAATTTCGATAACTGTAAATTTGAGATGTTTAAAAGTACCGACAGTCTGTGGCTGGGCTCAAGCTTTGGTCAGTCGGCGCTGAGCCGTATCGACTGGCAACGGGCCGATCTGTCGCAGCAATCCTTTAGTCAATGCGCGTTGGCCGATTTAGATTGCGGCGCGGCCACCCTGATGCGCTGGACGATGAACGAGTCGACGCTCAGTCGCGTGCATGTGCAGGGCGCTTTCGGTCACGAGCAGTCATACTGGAAAAGCACCATCGACAGCATCAACTGGCATGAGGTGGCGATGATCGGCAGTCTGTTTATCGAGTGCTCCTTTCATGCCGTGAGCTTTGCCGATGCCGTCTTGAGTAAAAGCACCTTTAAAGCCTGTGGCCTGTATCGGGCTGATTTTCAGCGGGTAGTGGCCGATAACAGCGGCTTTAGCGACTGCGATCTGATCGGGGCCGACTTCAGCCACGCGCATTTGCCGCAGACGGTGTGGCAGGGCGCCAATGTCGAGCTGGCGAGCTTTAAACAAGCCTATTTGGATATGGCGATTATGGCTAACCTGCAGGCCAAGGGCGCTGACTTTACCGAGGCGCATTTGGTTTACGCCGATCTGTCCTTCGCCAATCTACACGACGCCCTGTTCCTCGACGCCAAGCTGGACGGCGCTGATCTATTTGCGCTGATCGACCACCAGACCGTCTGGTTGGGCGCCAATCGCGAAAAAGCCAAGGCGATCGATCCGAAGCGGGTTGCCGCACAAAAATTTAAACTTTAG
- a CDS encoding type VI secretion system baseplate subunit TssG, translating into MITDTPLQADALIQRSASASAEFGPLLPGFYGAAVESDEQGPIPALLALLLMPLQAQAVAMSDHYQPVLQQARHGHNSFASFLHSDALADLTEPSRGLLSASQWVQVKRLFGDATGSWQGALALLACLFPGKTIKLIEGVVLERYLPSQQMTGLLGGNALGGDSVLGYKLQDRMNGCRFTLATFSAEDLQRYTHDDYLTLTRILLKRYIGQPLAIKLHLHLARDAQKNTALGEPMKAMLGVKTWLAAAEQHDKEIVIEL; encoded by the coding sequence ATGATAACCGATACTCCGCTTCAGGCGGATGCGCTGATCCAGCGCAGCGCATCCGCCAGCGCCGAGTTTGGCCCACTGCTGCCTGGCTTCTATGGCGCGGCGGTCGAATCCGATGAGCAGGGGCCCATACCGGCCCTCTTGGCGTTATTGTTAATGCCCTTGCAAGCACAGGCCGTGGCGATGAGCGATCATTACCAGCCGGTACTGCAACAGGCCCGCCATGGCCACAACAGCTTTGCCAGCTTTCTGCATTCGGATGCCTTAGCCGATCTGACTGAGCCGAGTCGGGGCTTACTTAGCGCTAGCCAATGGGTGCAGGTCAAGCGTCTGTTTGGCGACGCCACCGGCAGTTGGCAGGGCGCGCTTGCGCTCCTGGCCTGTCTGTTTCCGGGTAAGACCATTAAGCTGATCGAGGGCGTGGTACTGGAGCGCTATCTGCCCAGTCAACAGATGACCGGTCTGCTCGGTGGCAATGCCTTAGGGGGCGACTCGGTGCTGGGTTATAAACTGCAAGACCGGATGAACGGTTGTCGCTTCACGCTCGCCACCTTCAGTGCCGAGGATCTGCAGCGCTATACCCATGACGACTATCTGACCCTGACCCGGATCCTGCTGAAGCGCTATATTGGCCAACCACTGGCCATCAAGCTGCATCTGCACCTGGCCCGCGATGCGCAAAAAAATACCGCGTTGGGTGAGCCAATGAAGGCCATGTTGGGTGTAAAAACCTGGCTCGCCGCGGCCGAACAGCACGACAAAGAAATTGTGATTGAACTATGA
- a CDS encoding DUF2169 family type VI secretion system accessory protein, whose amino-acid sequence MRVIKPLELSVQIRPFEFSRQKMLAIGVHLAQPFDARRALFSEQDLWTLAAQYLSEWDVYDEGMPKPVGEYLVYGSYYGSVPMAADHVQVQVGSLSKTLKVIGRRQWRISIGSTNAEALSTLPIRYDVAYGGAQIKANPVGIGADALLLPQIEHPDDPFSHPNQPIVSAGFTARNILWSPRQEKWGTYSGRWQETDAPGFAKDIDWTIFNLAPEDQWLKAGFWQGGEPFKVRNMHPQQPILEGQLGQWRIRLFVLKAEQLFELTAKFETCWLFPTEQVQTGCYRAQCTTDTFDGSEINALLVAYEDPLGPEKTVQHYADALTRRLAPEGDIEDPDDLALRPNGEPLSVLHPPEPSRVPEVVLPGAGAGIGLGALAALAKMKGGKSGAEAEAAVAAEAKVDDASATELSVGTAAPADGAVPANVENNAQAPASETDAAPESRPEDPAVAEAMADLDALMELMADQIASANALMMKNRHAMGLTDELMAGLSDEGGIDALLKEVLPAGSPTADVINDPSALQELLAEPARMMEAAQEAGLNAGALAEHKELIEAILQGTATPEDVEALLEKIPLETAAKMMAEANLESGLDPAILTAIKKATGYKSN is encoded by the coding sequence ATGCGTGTTATTAAGCCTTTAGAACTGAGTGTGCAGATTCGGCCGTTCGAGTTCAGCCGGCAGAAGATGTTGGCTATCGGCGTGCATTTGGCGCAGCCCTTCGATGCTCGACGGGCACTGTTTAGCGAACAGGATCTGTGGACCTTGGCGGCGCAATATCTGAGCGAATGGGATGTCTATGATGAGGGCATGCCTAAGCCCGTCGGTGAGTATCTGGTCTATGGCAGCTATTATGGCTCGGTCCCGATGGCGGCCGACCACGTTCAGGTTCAGGTCGGTTCGCTGAGCAAAACCCTCAAGGTGATTGGCCGTCGGCAGTGGCGCATCAGTATCGGCAGTACCAATGCGGAGGCCTTGAGTACCTTGCCGATCCGTTACGATGTCGCCTATGGCGGAGCGCAGATTAAAGCCAACCCAGTCGGCATCGGCGCCGATGCACTTTTATTGCCGCAGATTGAGCACCCGGATGATCCCTTCAGTCATCCGAACCAGCCGATTGTGTCGGCCGGTTTCACCGCGCGCAATATTCTCTGGTCGCCCCGGCAGGAGAAATGGGGCACCTACAGCGGCCGCTGGCAAGAAACCGATGCGCCGGGTTTTGCCAAGGATATCGATTGGACGATCTTTAACTTGGCGCCGGAAGATCAATGGCTTAAGGCCGGCTTCTGGCAGGGCGGTGAGCCCTTTAAAGTGCGCAACATGCATCCGCAGCAGCCTATACTCGAAGGCCAACTGGGACAGTGGCGGATACGGTTGTTCGTGTTAAAAGCCGAACAGCTGTTTGAGTTGACGGCTAAATTTGAAACCTGTTGGTTGTTCCCCACCGAACAGGTGCAAACCGGCTGCTATCGCGCTCAATGTACGACGGACACCTTCGATGGATCGGAAATCAACGCCCTGCTGGTGGCCTATGAAGACCCCTTGGGGCCTGAGAAAACGGTTCAACACTATGCCGACGCCCTCACCCGCCGTCTGGCACCAGAGGGCGATATAGAGGATCCGGATGACCTAGCCCTGCGGCCCAATGGCGAGCCGCTGAGCGTCTTGCATCCACCGGAACCGAGTCGCGTGCCCGAGGTGGTCTTACCGGGCGCGGGCGCCGGCATCGGCTTGGGTGCCTTGGCGGCGTTGGCTAAAATGAAAGGCGGTAAGAGTGGCGCTGAGGCCGAAGCGGCGGTGGCCGCGGAGGCCAAGGTGGATGACGCGTCAGCGACCGAACTGAGTGTCGGCACCGCGGCGCCAGCCGACGGGGCTGTCCCGGCCAATGTTGAAAACAATGCCCAGGCGCCGGCAAGCGAAACCGACGCGGCGCCGGAGTCGCGCCCGGAAGACCCGGCCGTCGCCGAAGCCATGGCCGACCTGGATGCCTTGATGGAATTGATGGCCGACCAGATCGCCAGTGCTAATGCGCTGATGATGAAAAACCGCCATGCAATGGGTCTAACGGATGAACTGATGGCCGGCCTGAGCGACGAGGGTGGCATCGATGCATTGCTAAAAGAAGTCTTGCCGGCCGGCTCGCCGACGGCCGACGTGATCAACGACCCCTCGGCCCTGCAGGAACTGCTCGCCGAGCCGGCGCGGATGATGGAGGCAGCCCAGGAGGCCGGTCTAAATGCCGGCGCCCTGGCTGAGCACAAGGAACTGATTGAAGCCATCTTACAGGGCACAGCGACACCCGAGGATGTCGAAGCGTTGCTGGAAAAAATACCACTGGAAACGGCGGCCAAGATGATGGCTGAGGCGAACCTCGAAAGTGGACTCGATCCGGCCATCTTAACGGCCATTAAAAAAGCCACCGGATATAAATCGAATTAG
- a CDS encoding DUF3540 domain-containing protein: protein MTNVHALANPWPAANGLILGEVVLLTQTGCRVRTDQGLLSAELAASCLLQPGLGDRVALLVDGARFYLTAVLIAHDSGSQRLQVPGELVIAAASMHFDSTESLSVQTRSLELNAAAAQFQFGRFRQLALKMTVIAEKLDVTAEKIHRSAKQEFTLFHQQFERILDSKNTQADRWFQRVHKQWVARSERTTITAKKEVKIDGERIDLG, encoded by the coding sequence ATGACCAATGTCCACGCACTGGCCAACCCTTGGCCAGCAGCCAACGGCCTTATTCTCGGTGAGGTCGTGCTGTTAACGCAGACCGGCTGCCGAGTGCGCACCGACCAAGGTCTGTTGAGCGCCGAACTGGCCGCGAGCTGTTTGCTGCAACCGGGGCTCGGCGATCGGGTCGCACTGCTGGTCGATGGTGCTCGGTTTTATCTGACCGCGGTATTGATCGCGCACGATAGCGGCAGCCAGCGTTTGCAAGTACCCGGGGAGCTAGTGATTGCCGCGGCGTCGATGCATTTTGATAGCACTGAATCCTTGAGCGTACAAACTCGGTCGTTAGAACTCAATGCCGCTGCGGCGCAGTTTCAGTTCGGCCGCTTTCGCCAGCTGGCGCTAAAAATGACGGTGATTGCCGAAAAACTGGACGTCACCGCTGAGAAAATTCATCGCAGTGCCAAGCAGGAATTCACCCTGTTCCACCAGCAGTTTGAACGCATCCTCGACAGCAAAAATACCCAGGCCGATCGCTGGTTTCAGCGTGTGCACAAGCAATGGGTGGCACGCAGCGAACGAACCACCATAACGGCAAAAAAAGAAGTGAAGATCGATGGTGAACGGATTGATCTAGGGTGA
- a CDS encoding TAXI family TRAP transporter solute-binding subunit, with amino-acid sequence MNWYRFKEAFNWIVIGLIATAILLWAWQQEQDKETIVIATASKGGYYYEFGKHLESELKRIAGDRYVIEILSTSGSVNNSELLRKGAVDVGILAIGSVSLQNLSIVAPLWKDYSHIVVRKDSNANSVQEFEGKPFILGVQGSGYRTQAKQLMEFFSVDDETMVGNDLYFKELLNNPAIEGAIVTTGLLNPDLRDVLFSGQYKLMPVTPAEGFAFNHIFHSKDFIPAGVYPSINGPLPAQAVPTISTMAVLAASRNISDDKVAIILEALNTSDLRAKAPVLLDVNPTNDPILRLLNLHPISAKYYDPNFGLNIFSDAVTGLESLKELILLMLLLSLALLYKLRDKRIKKALSQQNRIAKELFATFEELLKIERTLKEISDVRLLKQYEFQVLNHKKRTVEIAKAGGLEINDVYMSVINECNELSAQIGHRLRSHQQKTQNQTDS; translated from the coding sequence ATGAACTGGTATCGTTTTAAAGAAGCATTTAACTGGATTGTCATTGGCCTAATCGCGACGGCGATCTTGCTGTGGGCTTGGCAGCAGGAACAGGACAAGGAAACCATCGTGATCGCGACGGCATCCAAGGGCGGCTATTATTACGAATTTGGTAAACACCTTGAGTCGGAATTAAAGCGCATCGCCGGCGATCGGTATGTCATCGAAATTCTATCGACCAGCGGCTCAGTCAATAACAGCGAGCTGTTGCGCAAGGGTGCGGTTGATGTCGGCATTTTAGCAATTGGTTCGGTCTCATTGCAGAACCTGAGCATCGTGGCCCCCTTGTGGAAAGACTATTCCCATATAGTGGTGCGCAAGGACAGCAACGCCAACTCCGTGCAGGAATTCGAAGGTAAGCCCTTTATCCTCGGCGTGCAGGGCTCCGGCTACCGCACCCAGGCTAAGCAGCTGATGGAGTTTTTCAGCGTAGACGATGAAACCATGGTCGGGAACGATCTCTATTTTAAGGAATTGTTAAACAATCCCGCTATCGAAGGGGCCATCGTGACTACCGGCCTATTGAATCCGGATCTACGCGATGTTTTGTTTAGCGGCCAGTATAAGCTGATGCCGGTTACACCGGCAGAGGGCTTTGCCTTCAACCATATCTTTCACAGTAAGGACTTTATTCCGGCCGGAGTGTACCCCTCGATCAATGGCCCCTTACCCGCTCAAGCGGTGCCCACGATCAGCACCATGGCCGTGTTGGCCGCGAGTCGAAATATTAGCGATGACAAGGTCGCTATCATTCTGGAGGCGCTCAATACCAGTGACTTACGCGCCAAGGCGCCGGTGCTGCTCGACGTCAACCCGACCAACGATCCAATCTTACGGCTGCTGAATCTGCATCCGATCAGTGCCAAATACTATGATCCAAACTTTGGCTTGAATATCTTTTCCGATGCGGTGACCGGGCTCGAGAGTCTGAAAGAATTAATCTTGTTGATGCTGCTGCTGTCCCTCGCGCTGCTCTATAAACTGCGCGATAAGCGAATTAAAAAGGCGCTCAGCCAACAAAATCGCATTGCCAAGGAACTCTTTGCCACCTTTGAAGAACTGTTGAAAATCGAACGCACGCTGAAGGAAATCAGTGACGTTCGACTCTTAAAGCAATATGAATTCCAGGTACTTAATCATAAGAAACGCACGGTAGAAATCGCCAAGGCGGGTGGCTTGGAAATTAACGATGTGTACATGAGTGTTATCAACGAATGCAATGAGCTTTCGGCCCAAATCGGTCACCGTCTGCGCAGCCATCAACAGAAGACACAGAACCAGACCGACAGCTAG